The following proteins are co-located in the Lagenorhynchus albirostris chromosome 2, mLagAlb1.1, whole genome shotgun sequence genome:
- the SH2D5 gene encoding SH2 domain-containing protein 5, with amino-acid sequence MQKAGAGGRRASDCGPAPHRPRCITKFAQQYVGSFPVDDLDTQESAWLVQQQLWALKDCPRRRAVILKFSLQGLKIYSGEGEVLLMAHALRRILYSTWCPADCQFAFMARNPRSPASKLFCHLFVGSQTGEVQILHLLLCRSFQLAHLWQHPEERARPEPCPGPVGDVPLKPLSGPGGTPGLKEPPESESRGGARHARLGNPYCSPTLVRKKAIRSKVIRSGAYRACTYETQLQLSAREAFPDAWEAWPRGPGGPSCLVESEGSLTENIWAFTGISRPSALALLRRDVLGAFLLWPEPGTSGQWCLSVRTQCGVVPHQVFRNHLGRYCVEHLPAEFPSLEALVEHHAGTERSLFCSLDMGRLNPGYEEQDCGPEGRLPRTLRPLGHAKSEAELQGLG; translated from the exons ATGCAGAAggccggggctgggggccggAGAGCCTCCGACTGCGGCCCTGCCCCTCACCGGCCCAGGTGCATCACCAAGTTTGCCCAG cagTACGTGGGCTCCTTCCCTGTGGACGACCTGGACACCCAGGAGAGCGCGTGGCTGGTGCAGCAGCAGCTGTGGGCACTGAAG GACTGTCCCCGCCGCCGGGCTGTCATCCTGAAATTCAGCCTTCAGGGCCTCAAGATCTACAGCGGGGAGGGTGAG GTGCTCCTGATGGCTCACGCCCTGAGGCGCATACTCTACTCCACCTGGTGCCCAGCCGACTGCCAGTTTGCCTTCATGGCCCGAAATCCCCGGAGCCCGGCCAGCAAGCTCTTCTGCCACCTCTTTGTGGGCAGCCAGACTGGAGAG gtcCAGATCCTGCACCTGCTGCTCTGCCGCTCCTTCCAGCTCGCTCACCTCTGGCAGCACCCTGAGGAACGGGCACGGCCTGAGCCCTGCCCGGGACCCGTAGGGGACGTGCCCCTGAAGCCCCTGTCGGGCCCTGGGGGCACCCCTGGCCTA AAGGAGCCGCCGGAGTCGGAAAGCCGCGGGGGCGCCCGCCACGCCCGCCTGGGGAACCCGTACTGCTCGCCCACGCTGGTGCGCAAGAAGGCCATCCGCAGCAAGGTGATCCGCTCCGGGGCCTACCGCGCCTGCACCTACGAGACGCAGCTGCAGCTGTCGGCTCGGGAGGCCT TTCCTGACGCGTGGGAGGCCTGGCCCCGGGGTCCTGGGGGCCCCTCATGCCTGGTGGAGAGCGAGGGCAGCCTGACGGAGAACATCTGGGCTTTTACTGGCATCTCGAG gccCAGTGCCCTCGCCCTGCTGCGGAGAGACGTGCTTGGGGCCTTCCTGCTGTGGCCTGAGCCAGGCACCAGTGGCCAGTGGTGCCTGTCGGTGAGGACACAGTGCGGCGTGGTGCCCCACCAGGTCTTCCGGAACCACCTAGGCCGCTACTGCGTGGAG CACCTGCCGGCTGAGTTCCCCAGCCTGGAGGCCCTGGTGGAGCATCACGCTGGGACGGAGCGCAGCCTCTTCTGCTCCCTCGACATGGGCCGCCTGAACCCCGGCTACGAGGAGCAGGACTGCGGGCCCGAGGGCAGGCTTCCCCGGACGCTCCGGCCCCTTGGCCATGCCAAGTCCGAGGCAGAACTGCAGGGCCTGGGCTAG